The following coding sequences lie in one Populus trichocarpa isolate Nisqually-1 chromosome 14, P.trichocarpa_v4.1, whole genome shotgun sequence genomic window:
- the LOC7455706 gene encoding GTP cyclohydrolase 1, translating into MSALDEGHFNAELENGVKLNCLGLGIQDQPETVAIEDAVKVLLQGLGEDINREGLKKTPLRVAKALREGTKGYKQRVKEIVQGALFPEVGLDDEVGQAGGAGGLVIVRDLDLFSYCESCLLPFQVKCQIGYVPSGQRVVGLSKLSRVADVFAKRLQDPQRLADEICSALHHGVMPAGVAVVLQCLHIQFPNIESLFLDSNHQGWVKAVVHSGSGVFENELADVWGDFLSLLKFRGINLDKTQMKDSVQQCWCPSRYSSSAKVIGPPNRGMVTAVTSILSSLGEDPLRKELVGTPSRFVKWLMNFQSPNLEMKLNGVACGRMDPLKQNGEVSHNKQQIYTELCLSFWSQCEHHLLPFYGVVHIGYYCAEETTPLSKSLLQSIVHFYGFKLQVQERLTRQIAETVSSLLGGDVMVVVEANHTCMISRGIEKFGSSTATIAVLGRFSTDPAARAMFLKNIPNPASGGS; encoded by the exons ATGAGCGCTTTGGATGAGGGACATTTCAATGCAGAACTTGAGAATGGAGTGAAACTTAATTGCCTTGGTCTGGGAATTCAGGACCAACCAGAGACTGTAGCTATCGAGGATGCTGTGAAAGTTCTGTTGCAAGGTCTTGGTGAGGATATTAATAGAGAAGGCCTTAAAAAGACCCCACTTCGCGTTGCCAAAGCGCTTCGAGAAGGAACCAAAG GTTATAAACAAAGGGTAAAGGAAATTGTGCAAGGTGCTTTGTTTCCGGAAGTTGGTTTGGATGATGAAGTTGGTCAGGCAGGAGGAGCAGGCGGGCTTGTGATTGTTCGGGATCTTGACCTGTTTTCATACTGCGAATCTTGCTTGCTTCCTTTCCAGGTTAAGTGTCAAATAGGTTATGTCCCATCTGGTCAGAGGGTTGTAGGATTAAGCAAACTCTCTAGAGTTGCTGATGTGTTTGCCAAACGACTCCAAGACCCACAGCGTTTGGCGGATGAAATCTGCTCAGCTCTGCATCACGGCGTCATGCCAGCCGGTGTTGCCGTAGTACTCCAATGTTTACATATCCAGTTCCCAAATATAGAGTCACTTTTTCTTGACTCCAATCACCAAGGATGGGTTAAGGCAGTGGTCCATTCAGGTTCAGGtgtttttgaaaatgaattaGCTGATGTTTGGGGTGATTTCTTAAGTCTCCTGAAGTTCAGAGGTATAAACTTGGATAAAACTCAGATGAAAGACTCTGTGCAGCAGTGTTGGTGTCCATCCCGATATTCCTCAAGCGCTAAAGTTATTGGGCCACCCAACCGAGGAATGGTTACAGCAGTTACTTCAATTCTCAGCTCTTTGGGTGAAGACCCATTACGGAAAGAGCTTGTTGGAACTCCCAGTCGTTTTGTCAAGTGGTTGATGAACTTCCAAAGCCCAAATCTGGAGATGAAGCTGAATGGCGTTGCTTGTGGCAGGATGGATCCTCTTAAACAAAACGGGGAAGTCAGCCATAATAAACAACAGATATATACTGAGCTGTGTCTATCATTCTGGTCCCAGTGCGAGCATCATTTACTTCCCTTTTATGGTGTTGTGCATATTGGGTACTACTGTGCTGAAGAAACCACCCCTCTCAGCAAATCTCTTTTACAGTCGATAGTACATTTTTATGGTTTCAAGCTCCAAGTACAGGAAAGACTAACCAGGCAGATTGCCGAGACTGTTTCTTCATTGTTAGGTGGAGATGTGATGGTTGTTGTAGAGGCTAACCATACATGTATGATTTCCAGAGGTATTGAGAAATTTGGAAGCAGTACAGCTACAATTGCTGTGCTTGGTCGTTTTTCGACCGACCCAGCAGCAAGGGCCATGTTTTTGAAGAACATCCCAAATCCTGCTTCTGGAGGATCATGA
- the LOC7455707 gene encoding MDIS1-interacting receptor like kinase 2, with product MAASQKLYAALLFHSLFLSMLPLKATSSARTQAEALIQWKNTLTSPPPSLRSWSPSNLNNLCNWTAISCNSTSRTVSQINLPSLEINGTLAHFNFTPFTDLTRFDIQNNTVSGAIPSAIGGLSKLIYLDLSVNFFEGSIPVEISELTELQYLSLFNNNLNGTIPSQLSNLLKVRHLDLGANYLETPDWSKFSMPSLEYLSLFFNELTSEFPDFITSCRNLTFLDLSLNNFTGQIPELAYTNLGKLETLNLYNNLFQGPLSPKISMLSNLKSLSLQTNLLGGQIPESIGSISGLRTAELFSNSFQGTIPSSLGKLKHLEKLDLRMNALNSTIPPELGLCTNLTYLALADNQLSGELPLSLSNLSKIADLGLSENFFSGEISPALISNWTELTSFQVQNNNFSGNIPPEIGQLTMLQFLFLYNNSFSGSIPHEIGNLEELTSLDLSGNQLSGPIPPTLWNLTNLETLNLFFNNINGTIPPEVGNMTALQILDLNTNQLHGELPETISNLTFLTSINLFGNNFSGSIPSNFGKNIPSLVYASFSNNSFSGELPPELCSGLSLQQLTVNSNNFTGALPTCLRNCLGLTRVRLEGNQFTGNITHAFGVLPNLVFVALNDNQFIGEISPDWGACENLTNLQMGRNRISGEIPAELGKLPRLGLLSLDSNDLTGRIPGELGNLSMLFMLNLSNNHLKGEIPQGLGSLTRLESLDLSDNKLTGNISKELGGYEKLSSLDLSHNNLSGEIPFELGNLNLRYLLDLSSNSLSGTIPSNLGKLSMLENLNVSHNHLSGRIPDSLSTMISLHSFDFSYNDLTGPIPTGSVFQNASARSFIGNSGLCGNVEGLSQCPTTDNRKSSKHNKKVLIGVIVPVCCLLVVATIFAVLLCCRKTKLLDEEIKRINNGESSESMVWERDSKLTFGDIVNATDDFNEKYCIGRGGFGSVYKAVLSTGQVIAVKKLNMSDSSDIPALNRQSFENEIKLLTEVRHRNIIKLFGFCSRRGCLYLVYEYVERGSLGKVLYGIEGEVELGWGRRVNIVRGVAHAVAYLHHDCSPPIVHRDISLNNILLETDFEPRLSDFGTARLLNTDTSNWTAVAGSYGYMAPELAQTMRLTDKCDVYSFGVVALEVMMGKHPGELLSSIKPSLSNDPELFLKDVLDPRLEAPTGQAAEEVVFVVTVALACTRNNPEARPTMRFVAQELSARTQAYLAEPLDSITISKLTRLQK from the exons ATGGCAGCCTCTCAAAAGCTTTATGCTGCTCTTCTCTtccactctctctttctctccatgCTTCCTTTGAAGGCAACATCATCTGCAAGAACACAAGCTGAAGCTCTCATCCAATGGAAAAACACCTTAACCTCTCCACCTCCTTCTCTCCGTTCATGGTCCCCTTCCAACCTCAACAACCTCTGCAACTGGACTGCCATTTCCTGCAACTCCACCTCTCGAACAGTTTCTCAAATAAACCTCCCCAGCCTAGAAATAAATGGAACACTTGCCCACTTCAACTTCACCCCATTTACTGATCTCACCAGGTTTGACATCCAGAATAACACTGTGAGTGGGGCGATCCCATCAGCCATTGGCGGCCTCTCCAAGCTCATTTACTTGGACCTCAGCGTCAACTTTTTCGAGGGCAGCATACCTGTGGAGATTTCAGAGTTGACAGAGCTTCAGTATCTTAGTCTTTTCAACAACAATCTCAACGGTACCATCCCTTCTCAACTTTCCAATCTTCTGAAGGTAAGGCACTTAGACCTTGGAGCAAACTACCTGGAAACCCCTGACTGGTCTAAATTCTCCATGCCTTCATTGGAATATCTTAGCCTTTTTTTCAATGAACTTACTTCGGAATTCCCTGATTTCATAACCAGTTGCCGGAACTTGACGTTTCTGGATTTGTCACTCAATAACTTCACTGGCCAGATACCAGAGTTGGCGTACACCAATCTGGGAAAGCTGGAGACCTTGAATCTCTATAACAATTTATTCCAAGGACCATTGTCACCCAAAATCTCGATGCTTTCCAATCTCAAAAGCCTTAGTCTACAAACTAATCTATTGGGTGGTCAAATTCCTGAAAGCATTGGTTCGATATCTGGTCTTCGAACTGCTGAACTGTTCAGTAATTCTTTTCAGGGGACTATTCCATCTTCTCTAGGCAAACTTAAGCATCTGGAAAAACTTGATCTCAGAATGAATGCCTTAAACTCAACCATTCCTCCTGAGCTTGGCCTTTGTACTAACCTCACCTACTTGGCCCTGGCTGATAATCAGCTGAGTGGGGAATTGCCTCTTTCTTTGTCCAATCTTTCTAAAATAGCCGACTTGGGTTTATCTGAGAATTTCTTCTCAGGTGAGATCTCACCTGCCCTTATATCCAACTGGACCGAGTTGACCTCgtttcaagttcagaacaataatttttctgGAAATATTCCTCCAGAAATCGGGCAATTGACAATGCTccagtttctttttttgtataataactCATTCTCTGGTTCCATTCCCCACGAGATAGGAAACTTGGAAGAGTTGACTAGTCTAGACCTTTCAGGAAACCAGCTTTCTGGCCCCATTCCTCCAACCTTGTGGAATCTCACAAATCTTGAAACCCTGaatctttttttcaataacatCAACGGTACAATTCCACCAGAAGTTGGAAATATGACAGCACTGCAAATTCTTGATCTCAACACCAACCAACTCCATGGGGAGTTGCCAGAGACCATTTCAAATCTTACTTTTTTAACTTCTATCAATCTGTTCGGCAATAACTTCTCTGGTAGCATTCCGAGTAATTTTGGGAAGAACATTCCTTCGCTGGTGTATGCTAGCTTTTCAAACAATAGTTTCTCTGGAGAACTGCCGCCTGAATTGTGTAGTGGTCTGAGTCTTCAACAACTTACTGTCAATAGCAACAACTTTACAGGGGCATTGCCTACCTGCTTGAGGAATTGTTTAGGACTAACTCGAGTTCGGCTTGAGGGTAACCAATTCACTGGAAACATCACTCATGCATTTGGTGTTCTTCCAAATCTTGTTTTTGTTGCTCTTAATGACAATCAATTTATTGGTGAAATCTCACCAGATTGGGGAGCATGTGAAAACCTCACCAATTTACAGATGGGAAGAAACAGAATTTCTGGTGAAATCCCCGCCGAGCTTGGGAAGTTGCCCCGGCTGGGACTTCTAAGTCTGGACTCCAATGACCTGACTGGGAGGATTCCTGGTGAGTTGGGAAATCTAAGCATGTTATTCATGCTCAATTTGAGCAACAATCATTTGAAAGGGGAGATACCTCAGGGTCTAGGCAGCTTGACAAGGCTTGAATCTCTCGACTTATCTGATAACAAGCTGACTGGAAACATATCGAAAGAGCTTGGGGGTTATGAGAAGCTATCAAGCTTGGACTTGAGCCACAACAATCTTTCTGGTGAAATACCTTTCGAGCTGGGCAACTTAAACTTGCGGTACTTGCTGGATCTCAGCAGCAATTCACTCTCAGGAACCATACCTTCAAATTTGGGAAAGCTTTCAATGTTGGAGAATCTCAATGTCTCACATAACCATCTCTCAGGAAGAATCCCAGATTCACTGTCCACCATGATTAGCCtgcattcttttgatttctcataCAATGACTTGACAGGTCCTATACCAACTGGAAGTGTTTTCCAAAATGCATCTGCAAGATCTTTTATTGGAAATTCAGGATTGTGCGGTAATGTAGAAGGATTATCACAATGTCCAACAACAGACAATCGCAAGTCCTCAAAGCATAACAAAAAGGTTCTTATTGGTGTTATCGTTCCAGTTTGTTGCTTATTAGTAGTAGCAACTATTTTCGCTGTTCTGCTATGTTGCCGAAAAACCAAACTGCTTGATGAAGAGATCAAACGCATCAATAATGGTGAGAGTTCTGAGTCAATGGTATGGGAAAGAGACAGCAAGTTAACATTTGGGGATATTGTCAATGCCACTGATGACTTCAATGAGAAGTACTGCATTGGAAGAGGAGGATTTGGCAGTGTTTACAAAGCAGTATTGTCTACAGGTCAAGTGATTGCAGTAAAGAAACTCAACATGTCAGACTCCAGTGACATCCCAGCACTCAATCGCCAGAGTTTTGAGAATGAGATTAAACTGCTGACAGAAGTTAGGCACCGTAACATCATAAAGCTTTTTGGATTTTGCTCCAGGAGGGGCTGCTTGTACCTGGTTTACGAGTATGTTGAAAGAGGAAGCTTGGGAAAAGTATTGTATGGGATAGAAGGGGAAGTGGAGCTTGGTTGGGGCAGGAGAGTGAATATAGTGCGAGGAGTAGCTCATGCAGTTGCCTACTTGCACCATGACTGTTCTCCACCCATTGTACACCGGGACATATCATTGAACAACATTTTGCTGGAGACAGATTTTGAGCCCCGTCTTTCAGACTTTGGCACAGCAAGACTCTTGAATACAGACACATCCAACTGGACTGCAGTTGCTGGGTCTTATGGCTACATGGCTCCAG AGCTGGCGCAAACAATGCGGCTCACAGACAAATGTGATGTGTACAGCTTTGGGGTGGTGGCTTTGGAAGTTATGATGGGAAAGCACCCGGGAGAGCTCTTATCATCAATAAAACCATCACTGTCAAACGATCCAGAGTTGTTTCTAAAGGATGTGCTAGACCCTCGGCTTGAAGCTCCCACTGGCCAAGCAGCAGAGGAAGTTGTTTTCGTAGTTACAGTGGCCTTAGCATGCACACGAAACAACCCAGAGGCACGACCCACCATGCGTTTCGTGGCACAAGAATTATCAGCACGAACTCAAGCTTACCTGGCCGAGCCGTTGGACTCAATAACGATCAGCAAGTTAACGAGGCTACAAAAATAG